One Acropora palmata chromosome 2, jaAcrPala1.3, whole genome shotgun sequence genomic window carries:
- the LOC141873572 gene encoding uncharacterized protein LOC141873572 isoform X1, with protein MSCDEKTSKRKKKRSKQNSIAGSSTHTPKLVKHSEGMNIVQAETKPDVTISQQLLGKTPKVDNTPKAGTPCIDGDRCLLCNREQFKERDPSKSTQSANNCNGLLVSQTPLWVCPDCRRHVEEVERRAAIEPSVPSSLVGQDLMPKQTLNLTLSITTKAGDQQGIKCCCNKSVIKKEVVTEKERHQLWCCWSEVRNMVRCIYREAGTSLADEEETVGKSLDENRVKVKVEMLFKSDPAQLFEKVEIQAREYVQEVKVRLVKYLTSCPLSPRHAREFFTMLLEEYQAFSRAFAIMKPFFSKLDFEHLKEFGLSYDHLHKHLFYTEIYQDPAVHGMRELVTQLRLGAESQENPYTDKFEDLLRRYPNFNGDPTEISFTWKESDQAFKLYRAKQAQLREKSGLAKIDWEDDPSSVEWKTKVFKKPTQQRCQCGHCSALSSPLDSPVSMLPPFKPANTSHTKCCTCITDAPVSSKWSNPAIGVPAFNPHLLISNDLHSIPPSQLLAPPPSLMMNGLGSGVPCGDSVEQREVEKSSEQSSGDRMADCQCSKCSFHRGKDHETKLKAENNKSFTAHTASLLPSSNHVHNNHRQPNHVAPTPPSLLQRTLEDPPRDIHSYLLDSSLRHVNYNGYHDNLMGCGEIDDDDDVGNSLSDSDFDNEGDEGVDYDDRRGSCSPRRASQSSDIDALGGDVIPGSPCSVRSSGDGSSCDTPPVHDSASSTEDGRTERGKYCDCCYCEFFGHAAPPVAPTSHNYTEMRDKLRMRLNSKRQPNQPLQEDKKANAPIVDHRSLDDLLTFINGEDEKLGTKSKSQKKARQKQKKVVEKAKQKQTPDTQNNSKGSPSSSSTCCEKVNGVHQNGADVVLQSRHTSEQSQQRKNHVTNGKEEKKPAQQKKTEPQQQGKQPEVSNEGCASRKKLSHADQEVAMSRQDSRKTCNGKENNVLSRRKVEEKSKKKRQEPVAPVSVSVSVSVSVSAPEPATVEKNDVDKSKCGGRKQQQKKQGKKKASLDDVFLPREDIEIDKLTQMDEAERELEEFKRFCMNLTPLERRERIPVNVNLKGLLNGRKNGSS; from the exons ATGAGTTGTGACGAGAAAACCAGTAAACGGAAGAAGAAGCGTTCGAAGCAAAATTCTATTGCTGGAAGTAGTACACACACTCCAAAACTCGTCAAACATAGTGAG GGAATGAACATAGTTCAAGCTGAAACTAAACCTGATGTGACAATTTCCCAG CAGTTACTTGGCAAGACTCCTAAAGTGGATAATACACCAAAAGCTGGAACTCCGTGTATTGATGGGGATCGTTGTCTTCTATGTAATAGAGAGCAATTCAAGGAAA GAGATCCCTCAAAGTCAACTCAATCAGCAAATAATTGTAATGGTTTGTTGGTGTCACAG ACGCCATTGTGGGTGTGTCCAGATTGTAGGAGACATGTGGAAGAAGTGGAACGACGTGCAGCAATTGAGCCTTCAGTGCCTTCAAGTTTAGTG GGTCAAGACTTAATGCCAAAACAAACCTTGAATCTTACACTCTCGATAACAACCAAAGCAGGCGACCAACAAGGCATCAAGTGCTGTTGTAATAAGAG TGTAATAAAGAAAGAGGTTGttacagaaaaagaaaggcaCCAACTTTGG TGTTGCTGGAGTGAGGTACGCAATATGGTACGATGCATTTACAGAGAAGCTGGCACATCTTTAGCAG ATGAGGAAGAAACTGTTGGAAAATCTTTAGATGAGAACAGAGTCAAGGTCAAAGTGGAAAT GTTATTCAAAAGCGACCCAGCTCAACTATTTGAAAAGGTTGAAATTCAAGCAAG AGAATACGTGCAGGAGGTTAAGGTCcgccttgtcaagtacctTACATCTTGTCCCCTTTCCCCTCGCCATGCGAGGGAATTTTTCACAATGTTACTGGAGGAGTACCAAGCCTTCTCGAGGGCGTTTGCCATCATGAAACCATTTTTCTCTAAACTG GATTTTGAACATTTGAAAGAGTTTGGTCTTAGCTATGATCATCTTCACAAACACCTGTTTTACACGGAAATTTACCAGGATCCTGCAGTGCATGGTATGCGGGAATTAGTCACACAATTAAG ACTTGGGGCTGAGTCACAAGAAAATCCTTACACTGACAAATTTGAGGATTTATTGCGCAG GTACCCTAACTTTAATGGTGATCCCACGGAGATCAGTTTTACATGGAAAGAAAGTGACCAAGCTTTCAAACTATATAGGGCAAAACAG GCTCAGTTGCGTGAAAAAAGTGGCTTAGCAAAGATAGATTGGGAAGACGATCCTTCGAGTGTGGAGTGGAAAACCAAG GTGTTTAAAAAGCCTACACAACAGAG GTGCCAGTGTGGTCACTGCAGCGCCCTTTCGTCGCCGTTAGATTCACCAGTCTCCATGCTTCCACCTTTCAAACCAGCGAACACGTCTCACACCAAATGTTGTACTTGCATCACTGACGCGCCAGTGTCATCAAAGTGGAGCAATCCGGCAATCGGTGTTCCAGCCTTTAACCCTCACCTGTTGATTAGCAATGATCTTCACAGCATCCCACCCTCGCAGCTGTTAGCGCCGCCCCCGTCTCTTATGATGAACGGTCTAGGAAGTGGTGTACCATGTGGTGATTCAGTGGAGCAAAGGGAAGTGGAAAAGAGCAGTGAGCAG TCATCAGGGGACAGAATGGCCGATTGCCAGTGTAGCAAGTGTTCATTCCATCGTGGAAAGGATCACGAGACCAAATTAAAAGCGGAGAACAACAAAAGCTTCACCGCACATACAGCTTCTCTCCTTCCCAGCAGCAACCACGTCCACAACAATCATCGTCAACCCAACCACGTTGCACCCACTCCACCCTCACTGCTGCAGCGCACCTTAGAAGACCCTCCTCGGGATATCCATAGTTATCTGCTGGACAGCAGTCTCAGGCATGTCAATTACAACGGTTACCATGACAACTTGATGGGCTGCGGGGAGattgatgacgatgatgacgttGGGAACAGCTTGAGTGACAGTGATTTCGACAATGAAGGAGACGAGGGAGTTGATTACGATGATCGAAGGGGAAGCTGTTCTCCTCGAAGAGCAAGCCAGTCCTCAG acATCGATGCCTTGGGAGGTGATGTTATTCCTGGGTCCCCCTGTAGTGTACGGAGCAGTGGAGACGGTAGTTCATGTGACACTCCACCTGTCCATGATTCTGCGTCATCAACTGAGGATGGTCGGACAGAACGCGGCAAATACTGCGACTGCTGTTACTGTGAATTCTTTGGTCACGCTGCG CCTCCAGTCGCCCCTACCAGTCACAATTACACCGAAATGAGAGACAAGTTAAGGATGAGACTCAACAGCAAGCGACAG CCTAATCAGCCGCTTCAGGAGGACAAGAAAGCGAATGCGCCTATAGTGGATCACCGATCATTGGATGATCTCTTAACTTTTATCAACGGTGAAGACGAAAAACTAGGAACAAAGTCGAAATCTCAGAAGAAAGcgcgacaaaaacaaaaaaag GTGGTTGAAAAAGCAAAGCAGAAGCAGACCCCCGATActcaaaacaacagcaaagggTCACCGTCGTCGTCCTCTACTTGCTGCGAAAAGGTTAACGGCGTCCACCAAAATGGCGCTGATGTTGTTCTTCAAAGTAGACATACATCAGAACAAAGCCAACAGCGCAAAAACCATGTTACAAACGGcaaggaagaaaagaaaccgGCCCAGCAGAAGAAGACAGAGCCACAACAACAGGGAAAGCAACCAGAAGTTTCAAACGAAGGATGTGCGTCACGCAAGAAGCTAAGTCACGCGGATCAAGAGGTCGCGATGTCACGCCAGGACTCAAGAAAAACGTGTAATGGCAAGGAGAACAATGTCTTGTCACGGCGGAAGGTCGAGGAAAAGTCAAAGAAGAAACGGCAAGAACCAGTGGCCCCTGTTTCAGTTTCAGTCTCAGTTTCGGTTTCGGTTTCAGCCCCTGAACCAGCTACAGTTGAGAAAAACGATGTGGATAAATCCAAATGCGGTGGaaggaaacaacaacaaaagaaacaagggAAAAAGAAGGCGTCATTAG ATGACGTTTTCTTGCCGCGAGAAGACATCGAG ATTGACAAACTTACACAGATGGATGAAGCCGAACGAGAATTGGAAGAATTCAAAAG ATTCTGCATGAACTTGACTCCATTGGAAAGACGAGAACGTATTCCTGTCAATGTCAACTTGAAGGGCCTACTCAATGGCAGAAAAAATGGCTCCTCTTAA
- the LOC141873572 gene encoding uncharacterized protein LOC141873572 isoform X2 yields MSCDEKTSKRKKKRSKQNSIAGSSTHTPKLVKHSEGMNIVQAETKPDVTISQLLGKTPKVDNTPKAGTPCIDGDRCLLCNREQFKERDPSKSTQSANNCNGLLVSQTPLWVCPDCRRHVEEVERRAAIEPSVPSSLVGQDLMPKQTLNLTLSITTKAGDQQGIKCCCNKSVIKKEVVTEKERHQLWCCWSEVRNMVRCIYREAGTSLADEEETVGKSLDENRVKVKVEMLFKSDPAQLFEKVEIQAREYVQEVKVRLVKYLTSCPLSPRHAREFFTMLLEEYQAFSRAFAIMKPFFSKLDFEHLKEFGLSYDHLHKHLFYTEIYQDPAVHGMRELVTQLRLGAESQENPYTDKFEDLLRRYPNFNGDPTEISFTWKESDQAFKLYRAKQAQLREKSGLAKIDWEDDPSSVEWKTKVFKKPTQQRCQCGHCSALSSPLDSPVSMLPPFKPANTSHTKCCTCITDAPVSSKWSNPAIGVPAFNPHLLISNDLHSIPPSQLLAPPPSLMMNGLGSGVPCGDSVEQREVEKSSEQSSGDRMADCQCSKCSFHRGKDHETKLKAENNKSFTAHTASLLPSSNHVHNNHRQPNHVAPTPPSLLQRTLEDPPRDIHSYLLDSSLRHVNYNGYHDNLMGCGEIDDDDDVGNSLSDSDFDNEGDEGVDYDDRRGSCSPRRASQSSDIDALGGDVIPGSPCSVRSSGDGSSCDTPPVHDSASSTEDGRTERGKYCDCCYCEFFGHAAPPVAPTSHNYTEMRDKLRMRLNSKRQPNQPLQEDKKANAPIVDHRSLDDLLTFINGEDEKLGTKSKSQKKARQKQKKVVEKAKQKQTPDTQNNSKGSPSSSSTCCEKVNGVHQNGADVVLQSRHTSEQSQQRKNHVTNGKEEKKPAQQKKTEPQQQGKQPEVSNEGCASRKKLSHADQEVAMSRQDSRKTCNGKENNVLSRRKVEEKSKKKRQEPVAPVSVSVSVSVSVSAPEPATVEKNDVDKSKCGGRKQQQKKQGKKKASLDDVFLPREDIEIDKLTQMDEAERELEEFKRFCMNLTPLERRERIPVNVNLKGLLNGRKNGSS; encoded by the exons ATGAGTTGTGACGAGAAAACCAGTAAACGGAAGAAGAAGCGTTCGAAGCAAAATTCTATTGCTGGAAGTAGTACACACACTCCAAAACTCGTCAAACATAGTGAG GGAATGAACATAGTTCAAGCTGAAACTAAACCTGATGTGACAATTTCCCAG TTACTTGGCAAGACTCCTAAAGTGGATAATACACCAAAAGCTGGAACTCCGTGTATTGATGGGGATCGTTGTCTTCTATGTAATAGAGAGCAATTCAAGGAAA GAGATCCCTCAAAGTCAACTCAATCAGCAAATAATTGTAATGGTTTGTTGGTGTCACAG ACGCCATTGTGGGTGTGTCCAGATTGTAGGAGACATGTGGAAGAAGTGGAACGACGTGCAGCAATTGAGCCTTCAGTGCCTTCAAGTTTAGTG GGTCAAGACTTAATGCCAAAACAAACCTTGAATCTTACACTCTCGATAACAACCAAAGCAGGCGACCAACAAGGCATCAAGTGCTGTTGTAATAAGAG TGTAATAAAGAAAGAGGTTGttacagaaaaagaaaggcaCCAACTTTGG TGTTGCTGGAGTGAGGTACGCAATATGGTACGATGCATTTACAGAGAAGCTGGCACATCTTTAGCAG ATGAGGAAGAAACTGTTGGAAAATCTTTAGATGAGAACAGAGTCAAGGTCAAAGTGGAAAT GTTATTCAAAAGCGACCCAGCTCAACTATTTGAAAAGGTTGAAATTCAAGCAAG AGAATACGTGCAGGAGGTTAAGGTCcgccttgtcaagtacctTACATCTTGTCCCCTTTCCCCTCGCCATGCGAGGGAATTTTTCACAATGTTACTGGAGGAGTACCAAGCCTTCTCGAGGGCGTTTGCCATCATGAAACCATTTTTCTCTAAACTG GATTTTGAACATTTGAAAGAGTTTGGTCTTAGCTATGATCATCTTCACAAACACCTGTTTTACACGGAAATTTACCAGGATCCTGCAGTGCATGGTATGCGGGAATTAGTCACACAATTAAG ACTTGGGGCTGAGTCACAAGAAAATCCTTACACTGACAAATTTGAGGATTTATTGCGCAG GTACCCTAACTTTAATGGTGATCCCACGGAGATCAGTTTTACATGGAAAGAAAGTGACCAAGCTTTCAAACTATATAGGGCAAAACAG GCTCAGTTGCGTGAAAAAAGTGGCTTAGCAAAGATAGATTGGGAAGACGATCCTTCGAGTGTGGAGTGGAAAACCAAG GTGTTTAAAAAGCCTACACAACAGAG GTGCCAGTGTGGTCACTGCAGCGCCCTTTCGTCGCCGTTAGATTCACCAGTCTCCATGCTTCCACCTTTCAAACCAGCGAACACGTCTCACACCAAATGTTGTACTTGCATCACTGACGCGCCAGTGTCATCAAAGTGGAGCAATCCGGCAATCGGTGTTCCAGCCTTTAACCCTCACCTGTTGATTAGCAATGATCTTCACAGCATCCCACCCTCGCAGCTGTTAGCGCCGCCCCCGTCTCTTATGATGAACGGTCTAGGAAGTGGTGTACCATGTGGTGATTCAGTGGAGCAAAGGGAAGTGGAAAAGAGCAGTGAGCAG TCATCAGGGGACAGAATGGCCGATTGCCAGTGTAGCAAGTGTTCATTCCATCGTGGAAAGGATCACGAGACCAAATTAAAAGCGGAGAACAACAAAAGCTTCACCGCACATACAGCTTCTCTCCTTCCCAGCAGCAACCACGTCCACAACAATCATCGTCAACCCAACCACGTTGCACCCACTCCACCCTCACTGCTGCAGCGCACCTTAGAAGACCCTCCTCGGGATATCCATAGTTATCTGCTGGACAGCAGTCTCAGGCATGTCAATTACAACGGTTACCATGACAACTTGATGGGCTGCGGGGAGattgatgacgatgatgacgttGGGAACAGCTTGAGTGACAGTGATTTCGACAATGAAGGAGACGAGGGAGTTGATTACGATGATCGAAGGGGAAGCTGTTCTCCTCGAAGAGCAAGCCAGTCCTCAG acATCGATGCCTTGGGAGGTGATGTTATTCCTGGGTCCCCCTGTAGTGTACGGAGCAGTGGAGACGGTAGTTCATGTGACACTCCACCTGTCCATGATTCTGCGTCATCAACTGAGGATGGTCGGACAGAACGCGGCAAATACTGCGACTGCTGTTACTGTGAATTCTTTGGTCACGCTGCG CCTCCAGTCGCCCCTACCAGTCACAATTACACCGAAATGAGAGACAAGTTAAGGATGAGACTCAACAGCAAGCGACAG CCTAATCAGCCGCTTCAGGAGGACAAGAAAGCGAATGCGCCTATAGTGGATCACCGATCATTGGATGATCTCTTAACTTTTATCAACGGTGAAGACGAAAAACTAGGAACAAAGTCGAAATCTCAGAAGAAAGcgcgacaaaaacaaaaaaag GTGGTTGAAAAAGCAAAGCAGAAGCAGACCCCCGATActcaaaacaacagcaaagggTCACCGTCGTCGTCCTCTACTTGCTGCGAAAAGGTTAACGGCGTCCACCAAAATGGCGCTGATGTTGTTCTTCAAAGTAGACATACATCAGAACAAAGCCAACAGCGCAAAAACCATGTTACAAACGGcaaggaagaaaagaaaccgGCCCAGCAGAAGAAGACAGAGCCACAACAACAGGGAAAGCAACCAGAAGTTTCAAACGAAGGATGTGCGTCACGCAAGAAGCTAAGTCACGCGGATCAAGAGGTCGCGATGTCACGCCAGGACTCAAGAAAAACGTGTAATGGCAAGGAGAACAATGTCTTGTCACGGCGGAAGGTCGAGGAAAAGTCAAAGAAGAAACGGCAAGAACCAGTGGCCCCTGTTTCAGTTTCAGTCTCAGTTTCGGTTTCGGTTTCAGCCCCTGAACCAGCTACAGTTGAGAAAAACGATGTGGATAAATCCAAATGCGGTGGaaggaaacaacaacaaaagaaacaagggAAAAAGAAGGCGTCATTAG ATGACGTTTTCTTGCCGCGAGAAGACATCGAG ATTGACAAACTTACACAGATGGATGAAGCCGAACGAGAATTGGAAGAATTCAAAAG ATTCTGCATGAACTTGACTCCATTGGAAAGACGAGAACGTATTCCTGTCAATGTCAACTTGAAGGGCCTACTCAATGGCAGAAAAAATGGCTCCTCTTAA